CACCAAATTCCTGCCAGGTACCCAGTGGCCATGTGGCCACCCAAGGGTGACAGACAGAAACTCCTAAAGTGGGTCAGAGAAAAGGAGTCCGGAGGAAGTGAATTCCAGCCATTTTAAGGAGAGTCAGCCTCACAAAGCACAGCTGTTTTCCGCTGCAGATAATCACAGCCTTTAGCATTAGCTTCTCAGTCCGCTTGACCGCGAGCACAACAACGCACATGAGaatgtttttcattaaaaaaatcaagcacGGCCAAGTCATTTTAGAGTTCCAGGATGTTGGCTGCGTTGACGTGGGACAGCCTGCTCCTTCGGCTGGCCGCGGGGACTGTCCGTGCACCGGAGTCTGTTGTGTTAGAAAAGTGAATTGCGTAACACTTTGTTAAGCTATTGGAATGTTCCAGAAGATTCCGTTCTAGAGAAAGGCACAAGTAGTAGCTGTTTTCAGGATGTGAATTTTGATTCATTGTGGGAAATGTAATACTTCAGGAAAATGCGTGCCAGGAATACAGGAATAAACTGAAGCAGGTACTGGTGGgttgtttgtttacttgtttgtaTGATTCGGCCTGATCTGTCCTTGCATGCATCAATTCACAGAGCAGGAAGTCTAACTCAGCAGAATTACATCTCTGAAATGAACTGCACTCAGCAAATTACTGGGCAAGACTCACAAACATTGTGAGGCTTGTACACAACAACTCACACTGTTTGGAAACAACAGGCAGTGCATTTGAAACGGTTTCACGCTGTTTTGGGGATTTTCTAGTGCAGCTGCTGCTAACGGCATCTTGTGATGCCCCCTCCAGTATGGTGTCCTCCCATCAAAGCCAGCCAGCTGATGGCCGTTCAGAACATCGCAGGTCTACGTGAGGCAGGCAGGACCGGTCATTGTAGGGTATGCAAGACGCCAAACAGCCCGGCAGAAGGTGCCAGCATGCAGGCTACCGAAATCTGGCCTTTTCCAAACCCAGGTTCAGTAGCGCTGGTGCTAAGCGTGCTACTGTACACCCTCGTCTGTTTTGTCAAAACAAAAACCGTATTATGTTAGCAACTGTATCTCGCAAAGGTTTAGAGGCCACTTCATAATGTCTGGTCCAAAAAGACCTTCGCTGATAGCTACTGATCACACAAAAGAACTCCAGTAAAGTCAATGGTCGTTGCGACTTCCAGCATTCTGAGCCCAAGACGTCTTCCTTTGTGTACCCCTAGGATGTTCCGGCAGATCAATGTGACCTATATTCTACATTTCCCGACCGGGGGGGGGCATCATTGTTCTGACTATATCCATAATTCCATCATTGTTCTGACTATATCCATAATTCCAGCACCAAGCTAACAGGCACTGGATCAATCCATCTGCAGTCATCAACAAATACATCCAAGGAACATGGAAAGATGGAGAGCAGCCACCTTCTTGAACGAAATGCAGTTGCGGTAGCGGTGTCACGGATATAGCGCCTTTCTTCCCCCCTGTTGTATTTCATTTACCCTTCTGCTTGATCCCGCATTAAATATCCCACAAATCTCACGAACATTCGTGGAGCCCAGGAAGTGCGCTCACTCCAGGTGACGCAAAATGACATCAGACCAAGTGTCCCGTTGCAGATTTCGCTGAAATGACGGCTATACTTCCCACTGAGTGAGGGAATATTGATCTGAAACAAAGACCTTTTGCTGTAGTCATCACTATCTGGACATTCATAGCAGGCGCACACTTAGCTTTCATCTGCCCTAAAGGGCTTTGACTTTGGGCTGCAGTTCTGTGGACCATATGCTCAGAAAGGTTCCCTTCTATATTAACTTAGGGTTACATACATAGAGGATATCAATGCACATCCCTTTCTAGTGTAGAACATTCCCACATGCAGACTCAACCCTGTACACTATAGACACAATCCAATGAGCAGGAATCAGACCACAGATACAACCCTCCAATCAGCTGTACTCCACTGTAACAACCCAACCAACCAGATGTCACGTTACTACAAACCATCCAATCATTTGTACGCCACTGGCAGAATCAGCTCTAGAGGCAGTCTGATTTAGATGAGTTACTGCAGGACAGCCACACGATTCACAGGAATTACACAACAGCCAGACTAATACAAAGACCTTTGCATCCAATAAATGTCTTAAACACCAGTTAGGAGCTGTAGGACTAAATTGCTCATTTGGCACCGACTGTTTGAGTTTGTGCTGGACAATGGTGCATTTGGCCCGTTTAGTAATGCACCACCTCCTCAAATAAAATGGCTGTTTCTCTTCAGAACGTGGAAAGTCCTTCGTGGGTCCGTGGGGGCTCCACCCTCAGCTCGTGTGTTTGATCCATCATCCTGACATGTTTGGGATGAATTCTGCTTTTATTTCCTTCCTGCGTTCTCTCAGACAGAGGTGTCACCGTTAGAAATGGTTTCTTGATAAAACGTCTGTTTTTCGGTCTTATTCCACATGAGTTTATaaaaggccagagctgagtaTCTGCGCTGCTTAAACTCAATTCTTTTCATTCCACAAGATTTCATTTTTCTTGACACTGTGTTCTGGCAAAGATACCTTATTTTAGTCACAAGCAGAACAGAGACGTATGTTTTAAATGATCTGTTTAAAATACTAGAGGTGAACATATTTCTTTCATAAGAGCACTATGATCTTAAGTTATCCGGAAGGATCCAGAATGTagttattttaatttcaataaaTGGACATCGATTGTGACTTAAGGGGGTGAAATCAGTGTTTACACATTTTCAATAATGACTGATGCAGTTTTATTAAGGTAGTTATTTTCACGGCATATGATGAGAAACTGTATATCTGCCTGTTTGAACTACTGCAGAAATGTGTTTCTCTAAAGGAATTGCAGCATCACAATCAGTCTGAAACCAAAAGCCCAGGAACCTTAAGGCTACTTGAAATTATTAACAGAACCATACATTAGGAAAGGCCAGACATGCAGGAACCTCCAAACTTAGGAGAAGACAGGCCAGTTCTGGCAGAGGAATAGGAAATAAATGATGGGGACAGTATTTCTGCGTtgaactgaaaatatttactatATGTCTGATTTTTAAGAAGTCAATCTGTCATCTGGCGAGTCTTTTCACAGTTCTGTTTTGAGTATGGTTAAGTGTCTATTAACAGTAAGATTACAGGACAACGGAAGAGGTTTTCACCTGCAAAATCTCACTGTTCAAAGTACAATATATGGCATGTGGGCACACGTTAATCACTCTTCTGGAGAGCAAATCACCAGCGGAGCCATTCTGCTGAGTATGtgtacatttacagtacagtgcTGGTGCATCAATTAACTGGCCATTGAATAAGGTTCTGTTTACTGCAAACAGCATGCACGTACATGTCAGACAGactccatcaggacactttaGCTGAAATGCTGTGTAGCCTTAAACCAAAGCCTTGCCTTTGGCAAAGCCCCCTGCCCACCTGTTGGCGTTTCAGCTAAACCAGCATCCAGGGATGTCGTCTCCCACACACAGAAACTGGACTCACTCCTCTTCCCTTGGTTTGCAGTATGCAAACTGGACTCACTCCTCTTCCCCTGGTTTGCAGTATGCAAACTGGACTCACTCCTCTTCCCCTGGTTTGCAGTATGCAAACTGGACTCACTCCCCTCTCCCTGGTTACAGTATGCAAACTGGACTCACTCCCCTCTCCCTGgttacagtatgcaaactagACTCACTCCTCTTTCCCTGGTTTGCAGTATGCAAACCGGACTCACTCCTATTTCCCTAGATTGTAGTATGCAAACTGGACTCACTCCCCTCTCCCTGCTTTGCAGTATGTGCCGAAGCATTCAACCCCGATGAGGACAATGATGACAAGGAGCCCAAGGTAGGAGCAGTGGCTCACATGGCTGCATCACCCGGGAAGGGAGCGAATGTAAAATTCAGTGCGACTCCATGTGTTTCTATTTCCCTGGTGTACATCCCCCGACAGAATTCCACCACTCTTGACGGTTAAAACACAAGTGTTTAGCAGCTTTGGGTGTGAAACAGCACAGCTCCCAGATACTGCTTGGCTGTTAGATGTGATGCAAGTTTAAATCTAATGGCCTATTTGCAGCATTTTAGAAAAGGCATTAAATTGTTCTTATTAATTTCTATCTTTTCATGCCTAAACCCACATTAAGCTACTTCAGTTGTTCTACAGACTAGTAAAAACAAGGTCTCGCAAACTCTTTTAGATCACTCACCCCAAAACAGATGAGCAGAGGCAAAGACTACAGGAAGCATGCAAAGACATCCTTCTGTTCAAGAACTTAGAGGCGGTAAGCTGAGCGCTGGGTCATGGTCCCCCTGAGGTCGCTATGGGGCCTGGTGTTTTCCGTTTACATGCTTCAGTAAGACATATGGCAGCCTTCCTGAGTGCCTCAATCAGTGTACACACCGACTTTAAGCGTGGCTGCTGTTTTAATCTCAGCAGTTGTTCACTGCCTCACAGAGGCAGCCTCACAGAGGCAGACTAACTAGGTGCCTGTAAGTGGCTCATTTATGCCAATGATCTAATTACCCaaatcaattcaattttatatagtgcctttcagaATAGAGTCagccaaggtgctttacatgtgTGTGTTGTAATGCATTCCTGCATAATTTATACAGAGCTATTCAAAAACTGGGAAAAAGGAAGAACGAAACAAAGCTAGATGGCAACAGAGTAGAGGAACCAAAAAAGATCGATTTGATTGATTGGCTTGATTGGCTGgccagccaaccccccccccctttgcttgCTAAGGGCAAGATGTAAACTGTAGTCAAggtcaaagccaaagtccatcagTGAGTCAGTTATCTGTGCAAGCCTCATGTAAGTTGGCAGATCTCCTGTAGTCAGTCCGTGGTTTAATTACTGTAGTCCTACAGTCATGCTCCAAAGATGTATATCATATGTAGCTTTTATTTCCTGGGAAACAGGAACAGATGTCCCAACTTCTGGATGCCATGTTTGAGAAGCTTGTAGAGGCTGGGGAACATATCATAGATCAGGATGATGATGGCGATAACTTCTACGTCATCGAAAGGTGGGACCATCAGAACTGCTCTGGTTTGGTCGGTAGATCTGTTTCCGCTGGGCAGACACAAAAACATCAATGCTAGTCTTTATCGATCTTTAATAACAATTTTGTCTTCAATATTTATGGGTGGGATTGTGTGGCACTAAGAAGTGCTAAACCTCCCTACTGCCTTTTTCAGGGGGACGTTTGATATCTTTGTGAAGGTCGACGGTGTGGAATGTTCCATGGGCTCATACGACAACCGTGGGAGTTTTGGGGAACTGGCACTCATGTACAACACGGGCAGGGCTGCCACCATCGTGGCCACCTCTGCTGGAGCCCTCTGGTGCCTGGTGAGTCCACGCTCATTCCCTCACATGGTCAAAAACAGACATTCACAGGATGCTGCTTCTTTAAGAACGATGCTGGAAACAGAATGAGGGAATGATTGTACACTGAAATATGCAAGATAACACATTCCCTAAAGACGAATACAAGTCTAAACGTTGCACGCATTGTCACTGAAACATATCGAGACTTGAAGGACACGTTCCCTTTCGTGATTGCTGTTTCGGGGACGCCATTCAAAAAGTCACTTTTGAGAATTTTGTAAGGTTTGCTGCACCTTCATGAGACGTTTCATAGTTTGTGCTGAACACACTGGGCAGCGTAGGCAGGCTTTCTTGTTAGAGACTTCCAATCTTTGATTTTCTCTCTTTTCATGGCGTCACTGGGATATGATTGCTTTTGCATATAGCATCGACGTACGTTAGCTAGCGAGGAGAATCAGAAGAGCGGAGCTAACTAGCcagttagcagaacatgctgcttcagcatctcctaaaggAGGAACCTCATGGGACCCCATGCAAATATGTAGTTTGAGTGGTGAACACCCATACCATACTACATGTGGATTTCACAATGCAGGACAGACTTACGTTCAGGAGGATCATCGTGAAGAACAACGCCAAGCGGCGGAAGACGTACGAGGCGTTCATCGAGACTCTTCCGCTCCTCAAGTCGTTGGAGGTCAGTGTGGCTGCCTATTCTCGGTACTCTTAAAACTCCATCCTGTATTGTAGGAAAAGGGGGGAGAAAAAGCAAACACATGAAATGCTTGTCATTTATTCCCGACACAGCCGTCGGAGAGGATGAAGGTTGTTGATGTGCTGTCCACCAAAGTTTACAGCAGCGGAGAACAGATCATTTCTCAGGTTACGTTCACACATTCTGGCAACTTGGGCGCTCGCTCACATTGTGACGCCGTTGCATAATTTGCACCGATTGATGCCATGGACCCAGTTGGGCTCCTGAGCCTGCCAAGCGACGGTAAACGCTAAGCTCTCAGCGAGAGTGCGAAATGTGACAGTTTGTGTCCTCATTCAGGGAGATACAGCTGATTGCTTCTACATTGTGGAGTCTGGACAAGTTAGAATAACCATGAAGAGGAACCAGGTAGGACTGACCTTAGCCTTGAATTGTGGTCGTTACTGTTTGATGTTTGGATGTACTACAGGTAACATTTCCTCAGGGTCTGCAAGGCCTCAGGGCCTGGAGAGTATTTTGCGTGGAGGATTTGGTACACGGCACCTAAAATTAAACCCTAGAATTCGCAGCTAAAGGTTTTCTGTCTTTTCAGTTACAGATCatgctcaggtaagactgcttaCAGCTTGTGCGTTTAACACACTGTGTTCTGTCGCATGATGATTTTATGGCTATCCGACATCTTCCAGTCGAAGAAGGACCTTGAAAACGGAGAAGTGGACATTGCCAAATGCTCCAGAGGACAGTACTTCGGGGAACTGGCGTTGGTCACCAACAAGCCTCGGGCAGCCTCAGCTTACGCTGTAGACAACGTGAAATGCTTAGGTACTGACACATCAGTCCCTTCTCAAAGGGTTATAATGCAAGACGTTGTCTCTGGTTCATCTTAATACCCTCCTTACATCCTCGCCTTGTCTTCCGAAAGCGTGTGCCTTATGCCTTAGTGTTGTGTGTCTTTGATCTTCACAGTGATGGATATCAAGGCCTTTGAGAGGCTGCTGGGCCCCTGCATGGATATCATGAAGAGGAACATAGCAAATTACGAGGAGCAGCTCGTCACCTTGTTTGGAAGCCAAACGGACACTGAGGACGAAAACCTATGAGTGCCGCTGCCACAGATGGAAACTGAGGAACCACCGCTAGCAAGAAAGGCGAGCGGTGACCTTCCTGTAACCAAGGATTCTCCTGTTGTCATCTTTGGATGTGCAAAatccaaaacaaacaataaattttTCGAGGCATTGCAGCCATGTTATATTGGCGTACTTCCAGACGGGAAGAGGGAATGCTTTAATGGATGTTCACTGCTGCAATGATCTCCTGTGATTACCTGCGTGACGTGGCATCAAAACAATGTCAATGCAACTCCGCAGTGTTACTCTTTTCCACCTATAGTCATCTATTGCCCTGATTTACCTCACTGGTTTAGTATTACTACTTAAATCCACTCCTATCCAATACAGACAGTGTTAAAAAAATTGACAAATACTGTTAAATCTTGTTAATGTCCTGTTGATTCTATTTTaatgtttcattaaaaaaagaaaaaaaacaactttcctTCACATAAAACCCCAAAGGTAGATTTATACACTTAATAAGCCATCTTTGATGCCACGTGAGACTTAATATTCATTATATAACAGCGTATTACATAAACTTGCTCATGTAATTTAAGACATGCCTTGAGTTATTTTTCATGCCTCTAGACTGTTTGGTGCGATTTTTACTGCCCGTGGCGTACTTGATGGCTGTGTGACACATCACAGTTGCCTGAGACACGACGAGGCTTCCTATTGTTTCTCTGGCAAGAGTATGCTTTTGATATAATTACCTCTGTGACTGTTCAACATAAAATTGGCATAATCGCAAAAACGGGAAAcgtgcacttttttttttttttacatcgcATTTTAGCTTTAGCGGCAGCTTACACTGTGGAGATTTGCCCAGAGCATCCATGCACGCTATACTTGAATTTTGAATTATCCTCAGTTCATTTAGTATGAATTTtaagtaaacatttaaaacGTGCTTACAAGGTCCGTGGCTTTACCTCACAGTTAATTTGCCTTTTCGTATCAGGTTCTCTTAAATGTATGTTTGGTCGAGAAACCGACAACTCGCTTCCATTTAACACCCCCATAACGAAGTGTAGCAATCCCCTGAATATCATTTTTGGTTTTCGCTATAATTTACTGGGTTATTATTGCCTACCTCTGCGAACTGATACCAACACCTTTGTTGCTGTCACTGTTCACGCAAACTCCTTTCTGGACAAGCATCTGTAATTCATTGCTTTATTATGTAActatattatttaatgtttagaGTGTAACCTATTTAAACAGCATTGTATGATTAATGATTATCTTCTTTTTAAAGTTGACTACCCCCATTTCTATATATGGAATATTGTAAAATCCCATATGATTCCAGATTGTGTTAGCAGCGCTTTCCCCTGTAATCTTTAAAAGGTCTAAAGACTTGAGTGCCGGGATATTTTCAATATTATACCGTTTGATTATATTGAATTTTCATTACAATAAAATGCGGTTTTCTAATAAAACGCTCGTGATCCTATATTTCATAGCCTAAATCAGCTGAATCTCTTAATTGATCTTAGAAGCACTGACCACTTAGAACaacacatgcaaacaaaaatgggaaaaaaaacacaagaactAAAAACACGAACACGGTCGAGGTAACCCATAACAGATTATTGTTTGTGTAATTTCCCCAGTGTGGCGTAATACTTGCAGTCAATTTCATTTTCTGGGTctttaataatatattaatcTGGGGGAGTGGCTTAGTCTTTTGACCATTTAACGGCAAAGGAATGATGACTGACATAGAATGAAGCCAATGAAcgagaagaaaaacaaacacatccAACGGCATCATGCCGCTCAGCCAATCGCTGGAAAGCACTCCTGTATATTGACA
The nucleotide sequence above comes from Paramormyrops kingsleyae isolate MSU_618 chromosome 3, PKINGS_0.4, whole genome shotgun sequence. Encoded proteins:
- the LOC111857890 gene encoding cAMP-dependent protein kinase type II-beta regulatory subunit, coding for MSIEIPEGLTELLQSFTLEVLRKQPADLLEFALQYFTQLKERDLKRGAFGNDNNSAARSGKAVNFVEEAMQIDSENGEDDEEDDEEFVAPVINRFIRRASVCAEAFNPDEDNDDKEPKITHPKTDEQRQRLQEACKDILLFKNLEAEQMSQLLDAMFEKLVEAGEHIIDQDDDGDNFYVIERGTFDIFVKVDGVECSMGSYDNRGSFGELALMYNTGRAATIVATSAGALWCLDRLTFRRIIVKNNAKRRKTYEAFIETLPLLKSLEPSERMKVVDVLSTKVYSSGEQIISQGDTADCFYIVESGQVRITMKRNQSKKDLENGEVDIAKCSRGQYFGELALVTNKPRAASAYAVDNVKCLVMDIKAFERLLGPCMDIMKRNIANYEEQLVTLFGSQTDTEDENL